One Granulicella sp. 5B5 DNA window includes the following coding sequences:
- a CDS encoding transposase gives MQPTEQQGQTYAISISTFLQHRHFQKETHADLFLKTLLRYREQGRFQLHGFAIMPDHVHLLITPAAEQTLPKCIQLIKGGYSFAARTLTQKEIWHSGYHEHRVRDITDYDHQLRYIANNPPAARLPMDYLYVHTHPESAACVDPCPSRLL, from the coding sequence ATGCAGCCAACAGAGCAACAAGGCCAAACCTATGCAATCTCCATCTCTACATTTCTTCAACATCGCCACTTTCAGAAGGAAACTCACGCAGACCTTTTTCTGAAAACACTTCTTCGCTATCGCGAACAAGGCAGGTTTCAACTGCATGGTTTCGCGATTATGCCCGATCACGTGCATCTGCTCATTACGCCTGCGGCTGAGCAGACCCTGCCGAAGTGCATACAACTGATTAAAGGCGGTTACTCATTCGCGGCAAGGACGTTAACGCAAAAAGAGATATGGCACTCCGGTTATCACGAGCACCGTGTCCGTGACATCACGGATTATGACCACCAGTTGCGATACATCGCGAACAATCCACCTGCGGCTCGCCTTCCCATGGACTATCTCTATGTTCATACGCATCCAGAGTCGGCCGCTTGCGTTGACCCATGTCCATCGAGGCTCTTGTAG
- a CDS encoding non-canonical purine NTP pyrophosphatase, translating into MILYAATSNPGKLAEFGTSASGAGIEVLALPGIKSMPEPVEDADSFMGNAEKKAISYSLLAPGLFVFADDSGLVVTALGEAPGVRSARFADDAGYRMGAGESTDTRNNALLLELLQVAIDRSARFVCALALARDGVVLLRSEGVVAGEVLHAPRGENGFGYDPLFLLPALGLTTAELPPAQKWELSHRGNAFRSLLAQIKAGSF; encoded by the coding sequence ATGATCCTCTACGCAGCCACCTCCAACCCAGGCAAACTCGCCGAGTTCGGCACCAGCGCCAGTGGTGCGGGCATTGAGGTGCTTGCGCTGCCCGGCATAAAGTCGATGCCCGAGCCGGTGGAAGACGCCGACAGCTTTATGGGCAACGCGGAGAAGAAAGCCATCTCCTACTCACTGCTCGCACCGGGACTATTTGTGTTTGCGGACGACTCCGGGCTGGTGGTGACCGCGCTCGGCGAGGCTCCCGGCGTGCGCAGTGCGCGATTCGCTGACGACGCTGGCTATCGCATGGGCGCCGGTGAGAGCACCGACACGCGGAACAATGCGCTGCTGCTCGAACTGTTGCAGGTGGCCATTGACCGCAGCGCGCGGTTCGTCTGCGCACTCGCGCTGGCCCGCGATGGCGTGGTACTGCTGCGCTCCGAAGGCGTCGTCGCAGGCGAGGTGCTGCACGCACCGCGAGGCGAAAACGGCTTCGGCTATGACCCACTGTTTCTGCTACCCGCGCTCGGCCTGACCACCGCCGAGCTGCCGCCCGCGCAGAAGTGGGAGCTTTCGCACCGTGGCAACGCCTTTCGCAGCCTGCTGGCGCAGATCAAGGCCGGAAGTTTCTAA
- a CDS encoding succinate dehydrogenase, which yields MAAAAPPAPTKRPGVQPLRAGEGHSYLWRRLHSLSGIVPIGAFLIEHIISNFETWNGPAAYAKQVLFLNSLPMVRLLEWVFIFIPLAFHALYGVYIAFRGRATVNVYPWAGNWGYLMQRVTGIIAFAYIIQHVWRQRFSGADLPHHPGMAFAKVQHELHNPWMLAIYVIAMIATCWHFAYGIWLFAAKWGITPGDNARKKFGYVCAAVGTVLCVMGLMSIYAVVYKYPNAPADVMPEHSIVHSLPGSALISTHSS from the coding sequence ATGGCCGCAGCCGCACCTCCCGCTCCCACCAAACGACCCGGCGTTCAGCCGCTGCGCGCCGGCGAAGGGCACAGCTACCTCTGGCGCAGGCTGCACTCACTCTCCGGCATCGTGCCCATCGGCGCGTTCCTGATCGAGCACATCATTTCGAACTTCGAGACGTGGAACGGCCCTGCCGCCTACGCAAAGCAGGTGCTCTTCCTCAACAGCCTGCCAATGGTGCGGCTGCTGGAGTGGGTCTTCATCTTTATCCCGCTGGCGTTTCACGCGCTCTATGGCGTGTACATCGCCTTTCGGGGACGCGCGACGGTCAATGTCTATCCGTGGGCCGGCAACTGGGGTTATCTGATGCAGCGCGTTACGGGCATCATCGCCTTTGCGTACATCATCCAGCATGTGTGGCGGCAACGGTTCAGCGGCGCTGATCTGCCACATCATCCCGGAATGGCGTTTGCCAAGGTGCAGCATGAGCTGCACAACCCGTGGATGCTGGCGATCTATGTGATCGCGATGATCGCGACCTGCTGGCACTTCGCGTATGGCATCTGGCTCTTCGCCGCGAAGTGGGGCATCACGCCCGGCGACAACGCGCGCAAGAAGTTTGGCTACGTGTGCGCCGCCGTGGGCACGGTGCTCTGCGTGATGGGCCTAATGAGCATCTACGCGGTGGTTTATAAGTACCCGAACGCTCCGGCGGATGTGATGCCAGAGCACAGCATCGTTCATTCGCTGCCCGGCAGCGCGCTTATCAGCACACATTCAAGTTAG